One Paenarthrobacter aurescens TC1 DNA window includes the following coding sequences:
- the glnA gene encoding Glutamine synthetase (identified by match to protein family HMM PF00120; match to protein family HMM PF03951; match to protein family HMM TIGR00653): MFKTADEVLKFIKDEDVKFVDIRFTDLPGVQQHFNVPAKSVDLDFFVHGQLFDGSSIRGFQGIAESDMQLIPDVTSAFIDTFRIEKTLALNFSIVNPRTGDPYHRDPRGVAEKAEAYLASTGIADTAFFAPEAEFFVFDNIQYESSPQGSFYKIDSEEAHWNTGRKEEGGNLGYKTPVKGGYFPVSPTDKQADLRDAMCIELDKAGLEVERSHHEVGSAGQAEINYKFTTLTAAADDLQKFKYIIKNTADAWGKSVTFMPKPVFGDNGSGMHCHQSLWSNGDPLFYDEKGYAGLSDTARWYIGGLLKHSSAVLAFTNPTVNSYRRLVKGFEAPVNMVYSQGNRSAGIRIPITGTNPKAKRIEFRAPDPSSNPYLAFAAQLMAGIDGIRNRIEPPAPIDKDLYELPAEEAKDIPKAPGTLEEALEALREDNEFLQAGGVFTQDLIDTWIDYKYENEIRPLSLRPNPYEFELYYGV; the protein is encoded by the coding sequence ATGTTCAAGACTGCGGACGAAGTCCTCAAGTTCATCAAAGACGAAGACGTCAAATTCGTCGATATCCGCTTCACCGACCTTCCTGGTGTCCAGCAGCACTTCAACGTGCCGGCCAAGAGTGTCGACCTCGATTTCTTCGTCCACGGCCAGCTCTTCGACGGATCTTCAATCCGCGGCTTCCAGGGCATCGCCGAGTCCGACATGCAGCTCATCCCGGATGTGACCTCGGCTTTCATCGACACCTTCCGCATTGAGAAGACGCTCGCACTGAACTTCTCCATCGTGAACCCCCGCACCGGTGACCCGTACCACCGCGATCCCCGCGGCGTGGCAGAGAAGGCTGAAGCGTACCTGGCATCCACAGGCATCGCCGACACCGCGTTCTTCGCTCCCGAAGCCGAATTCTTCGTCTTCGACAACATCCAGTACGAGTCCTCCCCGCAGGGCAGCTTCTACAAGATCGACTCTGAAGAAGCACACTGGAACACCGGGCGCAAGGAAGAGGGCGGAAACCTCGGATACAAGACCCCCGTCAAGGGCGGTTACTTCCCGGTCTCCCCCACCGACAAGCAGGCCGACCTTCGCGACGCCATGTGCATCGAGCTGGACAAGGCCGGCCTTGAGGTCGAGCGCTCCCACCACGAAGTTGGATCCGCCGGCCAGGCTGAGATCAACTACAAGTTCACCACGCTGACCGCGGCTGCTGATGACCTGCAGAAGTTCAAGTACATCATCAAGAACACCGCAGATGCTTGGGGCAAGTCCGTCACGTTCATGCCGAAGCCCGTCTTCGGTGACAACGGCTCGGGCATGCACTGCCACCAGTCGCTGTGGAGCAACGGCGATCCGCTGTTCTATGACGAGAAGGGCTACGCCGGCCTTTCCGACACCGCTCGCTGGTACATCGGTGGCCTGCTGAAGCACTCTTCCGCAGTCCTGGCCTTCACCAACCCGACGGTTAACTCCTACCGCCGCCTGGTCAAGGGCTTCGAAGCTCCGGTGAACATGGTCTACTCGCAGGGCAACCGCTCCGCTGGTATCCGTATCCCGATCACGGGCACCAACCCGAAGGCCAAGCGCATTGAGTTCCGCGCGCCGGACCCCTCATCCAACCCGTACCTGGCGTTCGCTGCACAGCTGATGGCCGGCATCGACGGTATCCGCAACCGCATTGAGCCCCCGGCTCCCATCGACAAGGACCTCTACGAGCTCCCGGCCGAGGAAGCCAAGGACATCCCCAAGGCTCCGGGCACCCTGGAAGAAGCACTTGAGGCCCTGCGCGAGGACAACGAGTTCCTCCAGGCCGGCGGCGTCTTCACCCAGGACCTCATCGATACTTGGATTGACTACAAGTACGAGAATGAGATCCGCCCGCTGTCACTGCGCCCGAACCC
- a CDS encoding putative transmembrane protein, RDD family domain (identified by match to protein family HMM PF06271), translating into MVDRKDIGSWLSGPDTSGISKYPGERLGLPESGPGSMARAGRRILGIMVDWTIALVISNFAFGGNPWATLAIFAVEQILLIGTLGYSIGHRMAGIHVVRLGGGPAGPLAAVVRTLLLCLVIPAVVFDPDQRGLHDKAMNTILIRM; encoded by the coding sequence GTGGTAGATCGAAAAGACATAGGCTCCTGGCTGAGCGGCCCGGACACATCCGGAATCTCCAAATATCCTGGTGAACGGCTCGGGTTGCCCGAATCCGGCCCGGGTTCCATGGCGCGAGCCGGACGGCGCATTCTGGGCATCATGGTGGACTGGACGATCGCCCTGGTGATCAGCAATTTTGCCTTCGGGGGAAACCCGTGGGCAACGTTGGCCATCTTTGCCGTGGAGCAGATCCTCCTGATCGGAACGTTGGGTTACAGCATCGGTCACAGGATGGCCGGCATCCACGTGGTTCGATTGGGTGGCGGTCCCGCAGGACCGTTGGCCGCCGTGGTGCGGACTCTCCTGCTCTGCCTGGTCATCCCGGCAGTGGTCTTCGATCCCGATCAGCGAGGCCTGCACGACAAAGCGATGAACACCATCCTCATCAGGATGTAG
- the lipA gene encoding lipoic acid synthetase (identified by match to protein family HMM PF04055; match to protein family HMM TIGR00510), translated as MTLAPEGRKLLRVEQRNSAVPVERKPEWIKAKVQMGPEFVQLKNLVKKEGLHTVCEEAGCPNIFECWEDKEATFLIGGSECTRRCDFCQIDTGKPSPVDMFEPTKVARSVQAMQLRYATVTGVARDDLADEGVWLYAETVRKIHELNPGTGVELLIPDFSGKPEHIAAICDSKPEVFAHNVETVPRIFKRIRPAFRYERSLDVITQGRDLGMVTKSNLILGMGETREEISEALRDLHAAGCDLITITQYLRPSERHLPVDRWVKPQEFVDLQHEAEEIGFLGVMSGPLVRSSYRAGRLWATAMRKKGWEIPAALAHIESSGTTRQEASTILAAHG; from the coding sequence GTGACCTTGGCACCTGAAGGCCGTAAGTTGCTGCGCGTTGAGCAGCGTAACTCGGCGGTCCCGGTTGAACGTAAGCCCGAGTGGATCAAGGCCAAGGTCCAGATGGGTCCGGAGTTCGTCCAGCTCAAGAACCTGGTGAAGAAGGAAGGCCTGCACACGGTGTGTGAAGAGGCCGGCTGCCCGAACATTTTTGAGTGCTGGGAAGACAAGGAAGCGACGTTCCTGATCGGCGGGTCCGAGTGCACCCGGCGCTGTGATTTCTGCCAGATCGATACCGGCAAACCCTCCCCGGTGGACATGTTCGAACCCACCAAGGTGGCCCGCAGCGTGCAGGCGATGCAGTTGCGCTACGCCACCGTGACCGGGGTGGCCCGTGATGACCTGGCCGATGAGGGTGTGTGGTTGTACGCCGAAACGGTCCGGAAGATCCATGAACTGAACCCGGGCACGGGCGTGGAGTTGCTGATCCCTGATTTCTCCGGCAAGCCCGAGCACATCGCGGCGATCTGTGATTCCAAGCCTGAGGTGTTTGCGCACAACGTGGAGACCGTGCCGAGGATTTTCAAGCGGATCCGTCCGGCGTTCCGGTACGAGCGGTCCCTGGATGTCATCACCCAGGGCCGGGATCTGGGCATGGTGACCAAGTCCAACCTGATCCTGGGCATGGGCGAGACCCGGGAGGAAATCTCCGAAGCGCTCCGTGACTTGCACGCGGCCGGTTGTGACCTGATCACGATCACCCAGTACCTGCGCCCGTCCGAGCGGCACTTGCCGGTGGACCGGTGGGTCAAGCCGCAGGAGTTCGTGGACCTCCAGCACGAGGCCGAAGAAATCGGGTTCCTCGGTGTCATGTCCGGGCCGTTGGTGCGGTCCTCGTACCGGGCCGGGCGCCTGTGGGCCACCGCGATGCGGAAGAAGGGCTGGGAAATCCCGGCCGCCCTGGCCCACATCGAGTCCTCCGGCACCACCCGCCAGGAAGCCTCCACCATCCTCGCCGCCCACGGCTAG
- the lipB gene encoding lipoate-protein ligase B (identified by match to protein family HMM PF03099; match to protein family HMM TIGR00214), protein MRLRASPQNHGQSPAGSKLETMTLEFSQLGLAPDFVDYMQGWDLQRDIHNKVVAGEKNSTVLILEHAAVYTAGKLTEDHERPFDGTPVVPVDRGGKLTWHGPGQLIAYPILKLKNRAGIRDYVERLEAIMIAVMQDYGIKAVTVKGRAGVWILADDKGPDRKIAAIGIRVLDGVTMHGVAINCSNDLAPYAQIIACGITDASVTTMSLETGRTINPADIVDRFVEEFSKHDEALVSTPEGALQ, encoded by the coding sequence ATGCGACTGAGAGCTTCACCACAAAACCATGGCCAGTCTCCCGCTGGGTCTAAGCTTGAAACCATGACTCTTGAGTTTTCACAACTGGGTCTTGCCCCGGATTTTGTCGATTACATGCAGGGCTGGGACCTGCAGCGCGACATCCACAACAAAGTTGTTGCGGGCGAGAAGAACAGCACCGTCTTGATCCTTGAGCACGCCGCCGTCTACACGGCCGGCAAACTCACGGAGGACCACGAGCGCCCCTTTGACGGCACACCCGTTGTTCCCGTGGATCGCGGCGGGAAATTAACGTGGCACGGCCCAGGTCAGCTCATTGCCTATCCGATCCTCAAACTCAAGAACCGTGCCGGTATCCGCGACTACGTGGAACGGCTTGAAGCCATCATGATTGCCGTCATGCAGGACTACGGCATTAAGGCCGTCACCGTGAAAGGCCGGGCCGGAGTCTGGATTCTTGCAGATGACAAGGGACCCGACCGCAAGATTGCCGCGATCGGCATTCGCGTTCTGGACGGCGTCACCATGCACGGCGTGGCCATCAACTGCAGCAATGACCTGGCGCCCTATGCGCAGATCATCGCCTGTGGCATCACCGACGCCAGCGTCACCACCATGTCGCTGGAAACCGGCCGGACCATCAACCCCGCCGACATCGTTGACCGCTTCGTTGAAGAATTCAGCAAGCATGACGAAGCACTCGTTTCCACACCCGAAGGAGCACTCCAGTGA
- a CDS encoding putative protein kinase domain protein (identified by match to protein family HMM PF00069) — protein sequence MFMETLETLETLETTATVAPHIPGYTMSRPLGQGSSSTVWLATRDMDGARFAVKCAKPGAAGDRATAQVLEDLSREMRLLSDVQHKHLIRVHEVLHVGGMAEGTQGIVMDYAAGGSLANLVSARGKLSIGETVTILTPIAQALEYLHVNGTEHGDVSPGNVLFTAVGMPLLADLGIAAQVGDKPQNPGVGTPGFMDPAADESKDGSTSRESLQPHRDVYSLGAVGWYCLTGAAPEQEQDRPPLSLLVPEVPKALAAALEAALDPDPRNRPTARELGTAIFRSAAPEALDLSGAVHSSVIPELLTRRETLGRSPRQTILWLTRWRRLLQVRRRPVLRRSGRPRRRHDSPRQDRLRGGPGGSLGIRLVALAVVGALVGAASWILWQQDRPTTAMAHQAAMETGVADPGQEAEPRDLEDAQKIKDLPDALSETLRSADPLVAVPALSAVRDMALGERRLDLLDSVNAPGSPAEATDKQLSDYLRGAGTAFAGLRTTLTALTVEGPPQPDHVLVAVTAATSGYEERLASGAVVRTEGAGKPQQLRLDLVRSEGRWWISGILGAVSAG from the coding sequence TTGTTTATGGAAACTCTGGAAACTCTGGAAACTTTGGAAACAACGGCCACCGTGGCTCCTCACATTCCGGGCTACACGATGTCCCGCCCATTGGGCCAGGGCAGTAGTTCCACCGTTTGGCTTGCCACAAGGGATATGGACGGGGCGCGGTTTGCGGTCAAATGCGCCAAGCCCGGTGCGGCTGGTGATCGGGCAACGGCCCAAGTTCTTGAAGACCTTTCCCGCGAGATGAGGCTCCTCTCCGATGTCCAGCACAAGCACCTCATCCGTGTCCACGAAGTCCTCCACGTGGGTGGCATGGCCGAGGGAACACAGGGGATTGTGATGGACTATGCCGCGGGTGGCTCACTGGCCAACCTGGTATCCGCGAGGGGGAAGCTCAGCATCGGGGAAACAGTGACCATCTTGACCCCCATCGCCCAGGCGTTGGAGTACCTGCATGTCAACGGCACGGAGCACGGAGACGTGTCGCCCGGCAATGTCTTGTTCACAGCCGTTGGGATGCCACTGCTCGCGGACCTTGGCATCGCTGCCCAGGTGGGCGACAAGCCACAAAACCCGGGAGTCGGAACGCCCGGATTCATGGACCCTGCGGCTGACGAATCCAAGGACGGCAGTACTTCCCGCGAAAGCCTCCAACCGCATCGTGACGTCTATTCGCTTGGAGCAGTCGGTTGGTACTGCCTGACGGGGGCAGCTCCGGAACAGGAACAGGATCGCCCACCGTTGTCACTTCTGGTCCCGGAAGTACCCAAGGCCCTTGCCGCAGCTTTGGAGGCGGCCTTGGACCCCGATCCCCGGAATCGTCCGACGGCTAGGGAACTTGGCACGGCGATCTTCAGAAGTGCTGCCCCCGAGGCCCTTGACTTGTCCGGTGCAGTTCATTCGTCGGTGATTCCTGAATTGCTCACCCGGCGTGAGACGTTGGGGCGTTCGCCACGCCAGACAATCCTTTGGTTGACGAGGTGGCGGAGATTGCTGCAGGTGAGGCGGAGACCTGTGCTCCGAAGGTCAGGCCGTCCGCGTCGCCGGCACGACAGTCCCCGGCAGGACAGGCTTAGGGGCGGCCCAGGCGGCAGCCTTGGCATCCGCTTGGTTGCCTTGGCAGTGGTGGGCGCGCTCGTCGGCGCTGCGTCGTGGATTCTTTGGCAGCAGGACCGCCCGACGACGGCGATGGCGCACCAAGCGGCGATGGAGACCGGCGTGGCCGACCCCGGTCAGGAAGCGGAACCGCGGGACCTCGAGGACGCTCAGAAGATAAAGGACCTTCCTGATGCACTTTCTGAAACGCTCCGATCAGCGGATCCCTTGGTTGCAGTGCCCGCATTGTCAGCCGTGCGTGACATGGCCTTGGGGGAGCGGCGCCTCGACCTTTTGGACTCGGTCAATGCGCCTGGTTCGCCGGCCGAAGCGACGGACAAGCAGCTTAGTGATTATCTTCGGGGTGCTGGTACAGCGTTTGCAGGACTCCGTACAACGTTGACGGCTCTGACCGTTGAAGGACCTCCGCAGCCAGATCATGTGCTGGTAGCGGTTACAGCCGCCACGTCCGGCTACGAGGAACGTCTGGCATCAGGGGCAGTTGTCAGGACCGAGGGTGCGGGAAAGCCGCAGCAACTCCGGCTGGACCTGGTTCGTTCGGAGGGGCGCTGGTGGATTTCCGGAATTCTTGGCGCCGTTTCCGCAGGCTGA
- a CDS encoding putative NAD dependent epimerase/dehydratase family protein (identified by match to protein family HMM PF01370; match to protein family HMM TIGR01777), with protein MIGTALSERLAADGNEVIRLVRRPARTPLEWTWDPTKGELDEAVLDGADAVVNLSGAGIGDRPWTKRRIRVLKESRLQPTQTLTAAMQRLSKPPAVFISQSASGYYGASRDGVLREDSGNGGGVLGRLTDEWERTARTAPTGVRVVTPRTGVVLSTSGGALGPLLPLLKLGLGGPFGNGRQYWPWITLADEAGALAHLLTADIEGPVNVCAPESADVNTIVAGLAKAFHKPAFCRVPRPALRLVLGGLADELVMANQRMEPARLQESGFQWLHPSLRDAMAWLSSEKAH; from the coding sequence ATGATCGGGACGGCCCTGTCCGAGCGATTGGCCGCAGACGGCAATGAGGTCATCCGGCTGGTGCGGCGGCCGGCCAGGACCCCTCTTGAATGGACGTGGGACCCAACCAAAGGTGAACTCGACGAGGCTGTCCTGGATGGCGCCGATGCCGTGGTGAACCTTTCGGGTGCCGGCATCGGGGACCGCCCCTGGACGAAACGCCGGATTCGGGTCCTCAAGGAATCCCGCCTCCAGCCCACCCAAACCCTGACCGCTGCCATGCAACGACTCAGCAAACCGCCCGCTGTCTTCATCAGCCAATCCGCCTCCGGCTACTACGGGGCGTCACGCGATGGAGTTCTCCGGGAGGACTCCGGCAACGGCGGCGGCGTGCTTGGCCGCCTGACCGATGAATGGGAGCGCACGGCCAGGACCGCACCCACGGGGGTGAGGGTGGTGACGCCCAGGACAGGCGTGGTGCTCAGCACCTCCGGTGGCGCGCTGGGCCCATTGCTTCCCTTGTTGAAGCTCGGGCTGGGAGGACCCTTTGGGAACGGACGCCAGTACTGGCCATGGATCACCCTGGCCGACGAAGCCGGAGCCCTCGCGCACCTCCTCACAGCAGACATTGAAGGTCCGGTAAATGTCTGCGCCCCGGAAAGCGCAGATGTGAACACGATTGTCGCGGGCCTCGCCAAGGCTTTCCACAAGCCGGCCTTCTGCCGTGTTCCCCGCCCTGCCCTGCGACTGGTCCTGGGCGGGTTGGCGGACGAACTCGTCATGGCCAACCAGCGAATGGAGCCCGCACGGTTGCAGGAATCCGGCTTCCAATGGCTGCACCCCTCCCTCCGCGACGCCATGGCGTGGCTCAGCTCGGAAAAGGCCCACTAA
- a CDS encoding putative protease (identified by match to protein family HMM PF00595; match to protein family HMM PF03572), which translates to MPLDYDRTMTSSSYLRFPHVHGDLVTFVAEDDIWIAPLSGGRAWRVSSQQLPARNPRFTPDGKGLVWTTVVGTSPEVVTADVDGGGYRQLSYFGHSTTKVKGFTPAGNVVVTSAFQQAESRHTHAYSLPLDGGAAVELPFGPVEAVAFGPEIGDEKPVVLASVLSREPAWWKRYRGGTAGKLWIDADGNGEFERLLPEVDGNLTDPLWIQGRIAFLSDHEGYGNLYSVLPDGSGLRRHTDHEDFYVRHASTDGTRVVFESAGELWLIASLDADAEPVKLNVTLGSASPGRRPAPLKTSTHLGDVFPNVTGTASAVESHGTIHWLRHKDGPSRVVEATAGVRARLPRPLTDGRIAYVADHGGVEALYIKRIAARLSAAVEVPKVVVEPTASAEEAAPLPKPVSASNVLGQGAASAQAGPNIRQASDEPARAQSGEPVTAEPSADTVGGTTETTAPTSAEDSADLRLDFPAPTRTSALEASPDGRWLAVGTSFGDVFLADTAAGKLTRLVSVGEGSIDQLSWSSDSQWLAWSEPVTSFGSRSKLRIARPAEPDSGIIDVTDGRFCDESPRFTPDGKFLAFLSNRSFDPVYDGHSFDLSFPSPIKPYMVALAADTPSPFGPSIDTLEDASPATTKSDDGDAPAVRVDAEGLAHRVIAVPVPQGNYSDLAVGGGALLWLDTELSGVTGDGRGTLQDKKTAPSLVRYDLAKRKQATLVKAVDSYRLSGDLSRIIYVLDKQITSVPADNKVEEDSADLVKVELNRVRVILDPVAAWGQAFEEAWRLQRDFFWTADMAGQDWDSVYKRYRPIVDRLGSHDDLVDLLWEIHGELGTSHAYVKPAAVTEPGRNGQGRLGAEFQLGTKGWEITRILAGESSDPLATSPLTRPGADAKVGDVLLAIDGVELSAVLTPAMQLVGSAGRTVELTLLNGDGHGQAAGEQRRVAVVPVRDEERLRYQDWVRANRRTVREASDGRFGYLHVPDMMANGWAQLHRDLDTETALDGLIVDVRRNRGGHTSQLVAELIGRKVTGWSMPRGEKPRTYPHHAPRGPVIILADEFAGSDGDIITQVSKLRGIGPVIGTRTWGGVVGIDNRFALADGTGVTQPRYATWFSGGIGWDVENRGVEPDIEVLFPPHAYAAGTDPQLEYGIGALKEMIQELPTDRPPLREGYRKVRPAPLPSRPQKG; encoded by the coding sequence GTGCCTCTTGACTATGATCGAACAATGACCTCCTCCAGCTACCTCCGTTTCCCGCATGTGCACGGCGATCTGGTCACTTTCGTGGCCGAAGACGACATCTGGATCGCCCCCCTTTCAGGAGGCCGCGCTTGGCGGGTTTCCTCGCAGCAACTGCCGGCAAGGAACCCACGGTTCACTCCGGACGGCAAGGGGCTGGTGTGGACCACCGTGGTGGGCACGTCACCTGAGGTGGTCACGGCGGACGTCGACGGCGGCGGGTACAGGCAGCTGAGTTACTTCGGGCACAGCACCACCAAGGTCAAGGGCTTCACACCGGCAGGAAACGTGGTGGTGACGAGCGCCTTCCAACAGGCCGAAAGCCGTCACACGCACGCGTACAGCCTTCCGCTGGACGGCGGTGCCGCCGTCGAACTTCCGTTCGGCCCGGTGGAGGCAGTCGCCTTTGGTCCGGAGATCGGTGATGAGAAACCTGTGGTCCTGGCAAGTGTTCTCTCACGTGAGCCCGCCTGGTGGAAGCGCTACCGTGGCGGCACTGCCGGGAAGCTGTGGATCGATGCCGACGGCAACGGCGAGTTCGAGCGACTGTTGCCGGAAGTGGACGGAAACCTGACCGACCCACTGTGGATTCAGGGGCGGATCGCCTTCCTGTCGGACCACGAGGGCTACGGAAACCTTTATTCGGTGCTTCCGGATGGTTCCGGACTGCGCCGGCACACGGACCACGAGGACTTCTACGTCCGGCATGCCAGCACCGACGGTACACGTGTCGTCTTTGAATCGGCAGGCGAGTTGTGGCTCATCGCGTCGTTGGACGCAGACGCCGAGCCCGTCAAGTTGAATGTCACTCTCGGCTCGGCGTCACCCGGCCGCCGCCCCGCACCACTCAAGACCTCCACCCATTTGGGGGACGTCTTCCCCAATGTCACTGGCACTGCCAGCGCAGTGGAATCGCACGGCACCATCCACTGGCTCCGGCACAAGGACGGTCCCTCACGGGTGGTTGAGGCGACAGCCGGCGTCCGCGCCCGCCTGCCTCGACCGCTCACTGACGGCCGGATAGCTTACGTCGCCGATCACGGGGGAGTGGAGGCGCTGTACATCAAGCGCATCGCCGCGCGCCTTTCTGCCGCGGTGGAGGTTCCCAAAGTTGTTGTTGAACCGACGGCTTCGGCCGAGGAAGCGGCTCCGCTCCCCAAACCGGTCTCGGCGTCGAACGTCCTGGGACAGGGAGCAGCTTCTGCGCAGGCAGGGCCCAATATCAGGCAGGCTTCCGACGAACCGGCTCGAGCTCAGTCCGGTGAGCCGGTCACGGCCGAGCCATCCGCAGATACGGTAGGTGGCACGACGGAGACCACAGCCCCCACGTCGGCGGAAGACTCCGCAGATCTCCGACTGGATTTCCCTGCACCTACCCGGACGAGTGCTTTGGAAGCCAGCCCGGATGGTCGCTGGTTGGCTGTGGGCACGTCCTTCGGCGATGTCTTCCTTGCCGACACCGCCGCCGGTAAACTGACGCGGCTTGTCAGCGTCGGCGAAGGCAGCATCGACCAACTCTCCTGGTCCAGCGACTCGCAGTGGCTTGCCTGGTCCGAGCCGGTGACGTCCTTCGGTTCACGGAGCAAGCTCCGGATCGCCCGCCCGGCAGAGCCTGACTCGGGCATCATCGATGTCACGGACGGCCGCTTCTGCGACGAGTCTCCAAGGTTCACCCCGGACGGAAAATTCCTGGCGTTCCTGTCCAACAGGAGCTTTGACCCCGTGTACGACGGTCATTCCTTCGACCTGTCCTTCCCGAGCCCCATTAAGCCGTACATGGTTGCCTTGGCAGCGGACACGCCTTCGCCGTTTGGCCCTTCCATAGACACGCTCGAGGACGCATCACCCGCCACGACAAAGTCCGACGACGGCGACGCGCCTGCCGTGCGCGTTGATGCGGAGGGGCTTGCCCATAGGGTTATTGCCGTCCCGGTACCTCAGGGTAACTACTCTGACCTGGCCGTTGGTGGTGGTGCGCTGTTGTGGCTCGATACTGAACTTTCGGGCGTCACGGGCGATGGGCGGGGCACCCTCCAGGACAAGAAGACGGCGCCTTCCTTGGTCCGTTACGACCTCGCCAAGCGCAAGCAGGCCACGCTCGTCAAGGCAGTGGACAGCTACCGCTTGTCGGGTGACCTCAGCCGCATCATCTACGTCCTCGATAAGCAGATCACGTCTGTCCCTGCTGACAACAAGGTGGAAGAGGACTCGGCCGACCTTGTGAAGGTGGAGCTCAACAGGGTCCGGGTCATCCTTGACCCCGTGGCTGCCTGGGGACAGGCTTTCGAGGAGGCTTGGAGGCTGCAGCGGGACTTCTTCTGGACTGCCGACATGGCAGGCCAGGATTGGGATTCCGTGTACAAACGCTACCGTCCCATCGTGGACAGGCTCGGTTCCCACGATGACTTGGTTGACCTGTTGTGGGAGATCCACGGGGAACTGGGAACATCCCATGCCTATGTGAAACCGGCCGCTGTCACCGAGCCCGGACGAAACGGTCAGGGCCGGCTTGGTGCCGAGTTCCAGCTCGGCACCAAGGGCTGGGAAATCACCCGGATCCTCGCAGGAGAGTCCTCCGACCCCCTGGCTACTTCACCATTGACGCGGCCCGGCGCGGACGCGAAGGTGGGTGACGTCCTCTTGGCGATCGACGGCGTCGAGCTTTCCGCGGTCCTGACGCCGGCGATGCAGCTGGTGGGTTCAGCGGGCAGGACCGTTGAGCTGACGCTCTTGAACGGTGATGGCCACGGTCAAGCGGCTGGCGAGCAACGGCGGGTTGCCGTTGTTCCCGTCCGTGACGAGGAGCGGTTGCGGTACCAGGACTGGGTCCGGGCTAACCGACGTACCGTCCGTGAGGCATCGGATGGCAGGTTCGGCTACCTGCACGTCCCGGACATGATGGCCAACGGCTGGGCGCAGCTCCACCGCGACCTCGATACTGAGACCGCATTGGACGGCCTGATTGTGGACGTGCGGCGCAACCGTGGAGGACACACCTCCCAGTTGGTTGCTGAACTGATCGGGCGCAAGGTCACAGGGTGGAGCATGCCGCGTGGTGAAAAGCCGCGGACATACCCGCACCACGCACCTCGCGGACCCGTGATCATCCTCGCTGATGAATTCGCCGGATCCGACGGCGACATCATCACCCAGGTGTCCAAGCTCAGGGGCATCGGCCCCGTCATCGGTACGCGGACGTGGGGTGGCGTGGTGGGCATCGACAACCGCTTCGCGCTTGCCGATGGCACTGGTGTCACCCAGCCCCGATACGCAACCTGGTTCAGTGGCGGAATCGGCTGGGACGTTGAAAACCGGGGCGTGGAGCCTGACATCGAAGTACTGTTCCCGCCGCACGCGTACGCCGCCGGGACCGATCCGCAACTGGAGTACGGAATTGGTGCACTCAAGGAAATGATCCAGGAGCTGCCCACTGACCGTCCTCCGTTGCGTGAGGGCTACCGAAAGGTCCGGCCGGCACCACTGCCCTCGCGCCCCCAAAAGGGCTGA
- a CDS encoding putative osmotically inducible protein (OsmC) (identified by match to protein family HMM PF02566), with translation MAATRTAHTVWNGNLIEGAGNTTLDSSGLGTFDVTWKARTEQSGGKTSPEELIAAAHSACFSMAFSHALAGEGFTAEEVQTKADVTFVPGTGITGSHLTMTAKVPGLSEEDFRRISEDAKTGCPVSGALASIEITLDATLTV, from the coding sequence ATGGCAGCAACACGCACCGCACACACGGTTTGGAACGGCAACCTGATTGAAGGCGCCGGCAACACAACGCTGGACAGCTCAGGACTGGGCACGTTCGATGTCACTTGGAAGGCACGGACCGAACAGTCCGGCGGCAAAACCAGCCCGGAAGAACTGATCGCCGCTGCCCACTCCGCTTGCTTCTCCATGGCCTTCAGCCACGCCCTTGCCGGCGAAGGATTCACCGCTGAGGAAGTGCAGACCAAGGCTGACGTTACCTTCGTTCCGGGCACAGGCATCACCGGCAGCCACCTGACCATGACCGCGAAGGTTCCGGGCCTCTCCGAAGAGGACTTCCGCCGTATTTCCGAGGACGCAAAGACCGGCTGCCCCGTTTCCGGCGCTCTGGCCAGCATCGAGATCACCCTGGATGCCACCCTCACGGTGTAG